A genome region from Psychrobacter jeotgali includes the following:
- the ribH gene encoding 6,7-dimethyl-8-ribityllumazine synthase yields MSNLQQQRNDVTHIDGNLHQNEEVRIGIVVGRFNGFVVESLVDGAIDALLRHGVLGSNITVVRVPGAYELPLVAQRAAESDRFDAIIALGAIIRGSTPHFDFVASESAKGLSNVATDYNIPVANGVLTTDSIEQAIERAGTKAGNKGSEAAMVVLEMLAVLSQLDIDDDSDED; encoded by the coding sequence ATGTCAAATTTACAACAGCAGCGCAATGACGTCACTCATATCGATGGTAATCTGCACCAAAATGAAGAGGTTCGTATCGGTATCGTTGTTGGGCGTTTTAACGGTTTTGTAGTGGAATCATTAGTAGATGGTGCTATTGATGCGCTACTTCGTCATGGCGTTTTGGGTAGCAATATTACCGTCGTTCGGGTACCCGGCGCTTATGAACTACCACTGGTTGCTCAGCGTGCCGCAGAGTCTGACCGTTTTGATGCTATTATTGCCTTAGGCGCGATTATCCGTGGCAGCACGCCACATTTTGACTTTGTCGCCAGCGAATCTGCCAAGGGCTTGAGCAATGTCGCCACCGATTATAATATCCCGGTTGCTAATGGCGTATTGACCACCGATAGCATCGAGCAAGCGATTGAGCGTGCAGGGACTAAAGCCGGCAATAAAGGCTCAGAAGCGGCGATGGTGGTGCTCGAGATGCTAGCGGTATTGTCGCAATTAGATATTGATGACGATAGCGATGAAGATTAA